The DNA window CACCCGCGAACGCGCTCACGCTGTCCGCCACCGAGGTCACTGTTCCGGCGAACGGCTCCGCTGCCGTCACCGTCACGCTCGATCCGCGGGTCGGCGACACCGGCGCGTTCGCCGGGCAGCTCGTCGCGATCGGCGGCGACACGGTCGTCCGAACGCCGCTCGGCTACTACAAGGCGGTGAAGTCGCAGCGGCTCACCGTCCGGCTCACGGGCTCCGCCGGGCAACCGGCCGGCGGCAGTCTCGAGGCCGTCCGCATCGACAGCGCCGCTCCGACGAAGGACCCGTTCGTCGACACGATCTTCTCCTTCTACCCGGAGGACGGCGTCGCGACGATCGACCTGCCGGTCGGCGTGTACGACGTCCACGCGAAGCTCTACGAGCGGAACTTCACCCGTGACCACGTCACTCTCGGGATCGAGTCCGCGGTCGACCTCACGTCTACCGACGCCGCGCTGACGTTCGACGCGCGCGACGGCGTTCTGCAGCAGCCGAAGACCCGGGAGACCACGCAGCCGTTCGCGTCGTCGATCGGCTTCGTCTGGAAGCTCGCCGAGCGCGTCGCGTACGTCAACACGTTCACGGCCGCGCACGCTCCCGACACCGAGCTGCGCGCGATCCCCCAACGCAGCAAGCCGGATCCAGGCCGCTTCACGTTCGAGTCGCACTGGACGCTCGCGCCACCGATGGTGACGATGCAGGTCGCGGGCGGTCGCGTCCCGCCGATGTACCCGGTCTACTACGTCGTGCCGGACGCCGTGGAACGGTTGGACGGCGACTTCCGCATGCCACTGGTCGACGCCGGCGTGGGCGAGGCCGCGAGCTTCGCGGGGGCTGCCGGCAAGCTCGCGCTCGTGAGCCTTCCGGTGCCGGAGAAGGACCCGTACGGCTACCTGTTCGCCCAAGCGGAGAAGGCGATTCGCAACGGCAAGGCCGCCGGCGTGAAGGCCGTGCTGTTCGCGCTCGAGCTGCCGGGAGCGATCACGTTCCAACCCGTTCCCGTCCAGGGCGTCCGGCTGCCGGTCCTCTCGCTCCGGTATGCGGAGGGAGCGCGACTGCGCGAGCTGCTCGGGGCCGGACCGGTCCAGCTCGACGTACGTGCCAAGCCGACGTTGACGTCCACGATGCACCTGCATTACGACCACCCGACCGGCATCCCGTCGACGCCACCTGCCCTTGTGCACCAGGCGAATCTGGCCGCGGTGCCGCTGTCCCTGCACGGCGACACGAGCAGCCAGCTCAACCAGCTCGCGTTCTTCGCGCACAGCGAGCTGCCGACCGGATCGCTCACGCCGGTGGGCGTGTGGGGACCGCAGGAGCACACCGCGTACATCGGCCCGACGAGTGACCGCCTCGCCTGGAGCGGGTCCATGAACCACTACGCACCGGACGGGTCCTGGATCCAGGCGATGGGATCGGACGGGACGTACGAACGGCGCGGCAGGACGCCGGCGGACCACTGGTTCGCCGGGCCGCTCGTGCCCGGCTCGTTCGACGTGCCTGCCGGCGAGCTGGGGCCGGCGTGGCCCGCACTGTGCGCGTTCTGCCGCGAGGGCGACCGGTTCCTCCCGACTGGCTTGGACGTCGACGCCGAGCCGCACCACTGGACACACACGCAGACCTGGCTGCACGAGGTGCATCTGTTCGCGGGCGAGGAGGAGCTCCCGCTCAAGGCGCTCTCGGAGGACTACTACGGCATCGGCTACTACCTGCTGCCGCCGCAGCCGGCGACGTACCGCCTGACCGACCGTTACGCCGACCCGCGCGGCGGCGGTCGCGAGGTGCGGACGAGCTGGACGTTCCACTCGGCCGGGAAGACCGCGCCCGGCTCGATCCCGCAGGGCTCCATGTGCGTGATGGGAAGGCTGGAGCCCACTGCCAGCTGCCGGTACGAGCCGTTGCTCAACGTGCGCTACCGGCTGGCGACCGCCCTGGACAACTCGATCGAGAGCGGGCGCACGCAGCGGCTCGAGGTGACCGTGCGCCACCACTCGCAGGCGGGCAGCGCTCCTCTGGCAGCGGCCGCGGTCTCCGTGTCGTACGACGACGGCGCCACCTGGCAGTCCGTCCGGGCCCGCGCGGGCGGCAACGGCACGTACCTCGTCGAGCTGCGGCCGAACGCGCCCGGGCAGCTCTCGCTCCGGGTCACGGCACGCGACACCGCCGGCAACGACGTCGACCAGCAGGTGATCCGCGCGTATCCGATTCGATGAGGGCACTATGCTCGTCCCGTGTTGCAAAGGAGTCGCAACTACGGACCGCCTGCAGCTCGACCGGTTCAGGTCGAGGTGTACGCGTTCCGTGGCGTGCCCGGACTCGCGTACCGGCGGGTCGCGGGGCACCTCGGCGCGGGCGAGACGCCCGACCTCGCCGTGGCGCGACTCGTCGGCCTGCACGACGGCGACGCGCTGGTCCACTCGACCAGCTGGCGGCCGATGCCGGACGGGACGATCGTGCTGACGTACGCCGTCGCGCCGGAACCGCGGCCGGCCGAAACGGCAACCCCGCTGGAGGATCTGACCCTCGCGAGCGGCGACGAGCCGAGCCGGCCGACGCCGCCCGAGGTGACGAACGACCAGGTCGCGGCGCACGCGGTCCGGCACCTCGGCTTCCTGCTGGACACCGATCCGTCCGCCCGCGCGGCCCTCGAGCGCGACCCTGCGCTGACCGCGTTGCTCGCCGACCTTCCGCCCGCGCTCGCCGGCAAGCTCGCGACATCGAGTGCGTGACGCGCCCCCTGCGCTCGGTCTACCTTCCATAGCGAGAGGGATCGAGCGCTAGGGAGCTTTAGTGGGGCTGCTCGCGTTGATGGGGTCGGGCGAGACGAGCCCGACGATGGTGCGCATCCATCGCGAGCTGGTCGAGCGGCTCGGCGTGCGGTCGCCGCAGGCCGTGCTGCTGGACGCGCCGTACGCGTTCCAGGAGAACGTGGCGGGCATCTCGGCCAACGCGCAGAGGTACTTCCGCGAGAGCGTCGGCCTCACCGTGTCGGTCGTGTCGGAGCTGTCGGGCTTCCCCGACGCGGGGATCGCGGCGTTGCGTACGGCCGACTGGGTGTTCTCGGGTCCGGGCAGCCCGTCGTACGCGCTGCGCTGCTGGCACGACGGCCCGTACGAACGCGCCCTGCGCGAACGGGTCCGTACCGGCATCGGCGTCACGCTGTTCGCCTCGGCCGCGGCGGCGACCGCCGGTGCGGTGACGTTGCCCGTCTACGAGGTCTACAAGGTCGGGGCGGATCCGCACTGGTTGCCCGGGCTCGACCTGCTCGGTGAGCTCGACCTGCCGGTTGCGTTGATCCCGCACTACGACAACAACGAGGGACGCAACCACGACACGAGGTACTGCTACCTCGGCGAACGGCGACTCGCGGTGCTCGAGAAGGAGCTGCCCGACGATGCCGCGGTCGTCGGGATCGACGAGCACACGGCAGCGCTGATCGACCTCGAGACGTCGGTCGTCGAGGTCCTGGGCAAGGGCGGGTTGACGGTGCGGCGAGCGGGGCGCAGCACCGTCCTTCCGAGCGGAACGACGTTGTCGCTCGACGAGCTGCGGCAGCTGCTTCGCGAGGCGAGGTCGGCGGTCCCGGCTGCGACCGGGCCGGTTTCGTCAACGACGGTTGCGGAGTCGCCGGAGTCGTTCACGTTGATGGAGCTCACGGCGGAGTGCGAAGTCCGCTTCGAGGCCGCGTTGTCCGAGCGCGACGCGTCGGCAATGACGCGGGCGATCCTCGATCTCGAGTCGGCGATCCGCGAGTGGGCGGCCGACACCGAGGAGGACGAGGGTACGAACCAGGCCGCCGACGCGCTCCGAAGCATGATCGTCCGGCTCGGATCCGTTGCGGACAAGGGCATCCGCGATCCGCGTACGGTGTTCGGCCCGATCGTCGAACCGCTCGTCGCGGTGCGCCGCCAGCTCCGCGAGGACTCGTTGTGGGAGTACGCGGACCAGGTGCGGGACGCGTTGGCCGCTGGTGGGATCGAGCTGCGCGACGGCCCCGACGGGACGGAATGGCACCTACAGACGGCTGATCCGCTTCACTGACGCCTCGCGTCCAGATCCGGCCGACGAGGGTGGACACGTTCCCACACCGCGCTCATACTCTCCTGCAAGCATCCAATATACGGATGCTATTTCTTGAATACGGGAGATCGCATGCGGACGATCTACGCACCGTTGACCCTGCTGATGGCCCTCGTCCTTGCTGCCGTCAGCACACCCCTCGCCACCGCACGGACGGAGACCCCCGTGAACGTCGACGCCGCCATCAGGCCGGCCGGCGGTATGAAGGCCGTACAGACCGGCGGCAACACCGTCGGCGACGTGATCCGCGAGACGCGTCCCCGCGCGGACGGCTACCGCCACATCGACACGCCCGCCACGATCGACGTGCTGAAGCGGCTCGGCGTGAACACCTACGTCTATCTGATCTGGAACTCCCCCACCGACTGGGACGACCTCGTCCACGAGTTCGCGCCGGCCGCGGAACGCGCTGGCATCCGCCTCTGGCTCTACCTGGTGCCGCCCTCGGAGTGCCAGGACAGCCCGATCAGGCACGAGAACGGACGCTGCTCTCGCCCGTTCACCAACGACTACGTGCGCTGGGCCAAGGAGATCGCCACGCTCTCCAAGGCCCATCCCAACGTCGTCGCCTGGGCGCTCGACGACTTCTTCAGCCAGCTGCCGCCCGAAGAGGTCCAAGAGATGCAGCGCGTCCAGGACGCGATCAACCCGCGGCTCGGCTTCTACACGACCGTGTACTACCACGACGCGATCAACGGCGCGTTCTACGACCGCTACGAAGGCCTGATCGACGGCATCATCTACCCGTACACCGGCGCCAACAGCAACACCGAGGACGCCTCCCACGTCGGGCCGAACCTCGAAGCGATCCTGGCGCAGACCGAACCGCGAGGCCTCGGCGTCGTGCTGCTCGCGTACACGGGCCGGTTCCTCTCGGCAGTCACGCCACCCACCGACCGGTACATCGCCGACGTCATCGCCGAGACCCAGCCGTACCTCGACTCGGGTCGCGTCCACGGCATCACGCTGTACGGCCTGCCGATCGCGGACGAGCGCCCGCTCACAGCACTCAACCGCGCCCGCTCCGGCACAGGCTGGCTGAGCCTCTCGCCGGCCATCTTCGCCAGGACCGAGCCGGGCGACTTCGCCCAAGCAGAGCAGAGGATTCGTATCGATCCGCGGGCGAAGTCGTACGGCCTGGAGTTCTCCGACCTCGACATCTACTACGACCAGAACAGCACGTCGAAGCAGTACCACCACCGGCAGATCCTGGTCGACGGCGAGGTCGTATGGGAGTCGAACGAGCCCGGGGCTGGCGGCACCTGGCACCGCCACTACGTCGACCTCACCGACGCGCTGCGCGGCAAGCGAAGCGCCACGCTCGCGATCCGGCTGGTCGACAAGACCAGCCTGTCGCTCTGGACCGGGGTGATCGTGGACGACCTTGTCGCCAAGGGGTTCCAGCTCACCAACCCGGGTTTCGAGGAACGCGGCGGCTGGACACTGTCTAAGAACAGCGACTCGGTCCTCCCGGGTCTGTTCCACTTCGCCGACTTCGCGCCGAGCAACGCGCTGGAGGCGGCCAGGGCGGCGTTCGCGGGCAAGCCCCACGAGCAGTCATCGGCAGGACCTGCCGACCACGCCGCCGGCGACGCGATGGAGGGACAGGGTCGGCTTCGGCTCGCCGTGCAACCGTTCACGACGACGCTTGCCGGCGCCAGCGCGACCGCGAGCCAGGTCCTGACCGTCGATCCGGACTCACCTCGGTACGAGATCGACTTCTTCCAGACCTCGCCGCACACCCCGTACCCGGGCTTCGACGGCGCGCATCAGGTGACCGTGCGGATCGACGGGAAGCCGGTGTGGACGCGGGACGCCAACTGGCAGTACCCGTTCTGGGAGAACGGCAACGGGCTGCAGGGACCGATCGACGTGACCGACTTCGTCGCGGGCAAGCAGCGCGTCACGTTGACGTTCGAGCTGCGCGGCCTCGCGCGGAGCCCGGCGGTAGGCCCGAACCGAGCGGTGGACTTCGGCTTCGACCGCCTCCAGACGGTGGGCCTCGCCGGTCGCGACTTCGGCTTCGAGACCGGTCGCGGCTGGCGCCTCACGTCCGAGGGTCCGCTGACCGCGGAGATCCACCGGCCGTCGCGGCGTGCGGAGGCCGGGCGGGTCGTGGTCAAGGCCGGCCAGGTGGTCGGGCGGCCCGGAACCACGGTCGCCGTCCCGGTGACGGTCACGAACGACACCGCGGCGCCGCTCACCGGATCCCTGACCGCCAGCCTGCCGGACGGCTGGTCGACCTCGCCCGCCGAGCAGCCGTTCGGGCCGGTTCCCGCCGGCGGCACGGCACGAGCGACGACCTCCGTCGTCGTCCCGGCGGACGCGGCCCCGGGCAGCTACTGGGTCGTCCTGGACGCGGACTCGTCCGCGGGCACGGTGAAGGCTGCGAGCCGGGTCCAGCTGGTCGGCGACACGATCGTGTTCACGCCGGGCACGGACGCCGAAGGACCGTGGCTCTCCGAGCCGGACGGGTCGCAGCTGGACGGCGAGATCTTCGACGGCCGTGGGCGGTTCGCGGACGCTACGACCTCGTTCACGTACCTGTTCGACCTGCCTCCGGACGTGGCCAGCGGCACGCTCACCCTGCACATAGGCAACCAGTACCTCGTGCGGGTGTCGGCCGACGGCGAGACCTGGCGGGAGATCCTGCGCGAACCGCGGGAGATCCGTGACCTGTCCAACCTCGCCGACCACTCGTTCGACCTCGACGCGGTGCGCGAGCCGGGCAAGCCCTTGTACGTGCGGGTCGAGGACAGCAAGACCGACGACGGCTGGGGCGGCTGGCTGGGCAGGCTGCGGCTCGACCTCCAGTCCTCGTAGCCGCCACCAGGCAGCGGGAATCGGACGTCGCGTTCTCCATCGGTGGGGGCCGAAGCGTTCCGGCGCTAAGGTCCCACCGTGGAGAAGCGCCTCTCGAACGCCCTGCCGCTGATCGCCGCTCTCACGACGGTCGTGATGTGGGCGGCAGCGTTCGTCGGCATCCGCGCCGCGGGGCGCGAGCTGTCCGCCGGGCCGCTGTCGCTCGGCCGGCTGGTCGTCGCGAGCGTGGTGCTCGGCATCTTCGTGGCGCTGCGGCGGGAACGGTTTCCGCAGCGGCGTGACTGGCTGCCGATCGTCGGCCTCGGCGTGCTGTGGTTCGGCGCGTACAACGTGCTGCTGAACGAGGGCGAGCGACACGTCGACGCGGGCACGGCCTCGATGGTCGTCGGCGTAGGGCCGCTGCTGATCGCGATCCTGGCCGGTGTCTTCCTGCGCGAGGGCTTCCCGCGCCCGCTCGTCGCCGGCTTCGCGGTGGCGTTCGTCGGCGCCGTCACGATCGGCATCGCGACGTCGAGCTCGCCGTCGACGAACGCTCTCGGCACGCTGCTCTGCCTGGGCGCCGCGCTCGCGTACGCGGTCGCCGTCGTGCTGCAGAAACCCTTGCTCAGCAGGGTTTCCGCGCTGGAGCTCACCTGGCTGGCCTGCACGATCGGCGCGATCGCGTGCCTGCCGTTCGCGCCGCAGCTGATCTCGGAGCTGCGGGTGGCGTCGGGCTCGACGATCGCGTGGGTGGTGTTCCTCGGCCTCGGTCCGACGGCGCTCGCGTTCACCACCTGGGCGTACGCGCTCGCCCGCACCAGTGCCGGCAAGATGGGCGTGACCACGTACCTCGTCCCGCCGATCACGATCCTGCTCGGTTGGCTGATGCTCTCCGAAGTCCCACCCTGGTTGGCGATCGTCGGAGGCGCGCTCTGCCTAGTCGGCGTCGTGGTCGCCCGCAACTGGAAGCCGAAGGTCAAGTCCCCGGCCGCTGCTTCACCCCAGCCTTGAGCAGCCCGACGACCTCGGCGATCCGCGCGACACGCTTCTCCGGGCTGCGCTTGGTCGCGCCGATGTACGTCAAGTACGCCTTGCGGTAGAACTGCGCGATCGAGTCGAAGAACTCGCCAGCCTTGGGTTCCGCGTCCAGCGCGGCAGCGAAGTCGGGATCGAGTTCGGCGCGCTGCGGTCCCTCCGGGCTGAGCACGACGGTGACCTGCTGGCCGTCGTCGATCCTGCAGCCGCGCCCCCACGCGGGACCGAGCACGAACCGGTAGCCGTCGCCCTCCTTCTCGAGCACGGCGCGCAGCCCCTTGCCGTCCATCGATCCGGTCAGGTGGTGGGTCGCCTTCGTTCCCCACACCTCGTCCGGATCGAACGGCACCTCGACGATGACGCGTCCGTCGCGCCCGACTTCCACCGTGGCCTTGAACGTCTGCGTACTCACTGTCCTGGCTTCCAATCCGGGTCGCGTGCCCAGGGCGTACCGGCGCCTGGGTCGTAGTCGTGCTCCAGCTCCTCCTGCGGCGGGCGTTCCGCCTCGGGGATGTGCTGGAGGTTGATGCGGATGCGGTACCAGATCGAGCTCTGCCCGCGCATACCGTCGACGAGGATGTCCTTGGGCTGCAAGTAGTGCACGACGTCGGGGTGTTTCGCCTTCCAGCGTTCGAGAGCGTCCATCGACTCCGGCTTGGTCTTCGAGCGCGCGATCTCGATCAGCGGCATCGACGACTGGCGCCGGCCCGTTCCGCTCTTCTCCGGCTTCTCGGCAGGCCCGAGGCGTTCGGCGAGGTCGAGCAGCGCGTCGAGCGAGCCGGTCGTGTCCTCCATTCCCTGCCAGGGGTCGCCTCGTTCGGCGAACCTTTGGAGGACAGTGGGCAGCGTGAAGCTCT is part of the Tenggerimyces flavus genome and encodes:
- a CDS encoding S8 family peptidase → MIRRVTALVAPALLATALAVPTTASAAPPVTAEQAAPAQARQVTLLTGDRIAYQRGPDGRERVTIQPALRATGLAPTFESRSDETGYYVVPSDAADDVRADRLDQELFDVRELAKLRPGPTPVIVTYDGKQALARNAEALPASTVTAVLPTVSSAAISIDDATAFWNAFAPERQRKIWFDAPVRASLAESVPQVGAPTVWQAGYDGTGVTVAVLDTGIDPTHPDLAGKIAASQNFTPEPNATDGNGHGTHVAATAAGRKGVAPGAELVVGKVLNSNGSGATSWILEGMDWAVRSGASVVNMSLGGGFSDGTDLMSEAVNRLTAETGVLFVLTAGNAGPGDSTITSPGAATSGLTVGAVDKQDRIASFSSRGPRRGDGAVKPEITAPGVGIVAARAAGTDLGDPVDEHYTSLNGTSMAAPHVAGAAALLAQAHPTWRATQLKSALVGSAHPIDTTGFAQGAGRLDVARAYAQNVAADPASLGFGAFSWPQSDDDPVTRTVTYRNDKPAPMTLQLNVGAKNLVGEPAPANALTLSATEVTVPANGSAAVTVTLDPRVGDTGAFAGQLVAIGGDTVVRTPLGYYKAVKSQRLTVRLTGSAGQPAGGSLEAVRIDSAAPTKDPFVDTIFSFYPEDGVATIDLPVGVYDVHAKLYERNFTRDHVTLGIESAVDLTSTDAALTFDARDGVLQQPKTRETTQPFASSIGFVWKLAERVAYVNTFTAAHAPDTELRAIPQRSKPDPGRFTFESHWTLAPPMVTMQVAGGRVPPMYPVYYVVPDAVERLDGDFRMPLVDAGVGEAASFAGAAGKLALVSLPVPEKDPYGYLFAQAEKAIRNGKAAGVKAVLFALELPGAITFQPVPVQGVRLPVLSLRYAEGARLRELLGAGPVQLDVRAKPTLTSTMHLHYDHPTGIPSTPPALVHQANLAAVPLSLHGDTSSQLNQLAFFAHSELPTGSLTPVGVWGPQEHTAYIGPTSDRLAWSGSMNHYAPDGSWIQAMGSDGTYERRGRTPADHWFAGPLVPGSFDVPAGELGPAWPALCAFCREGDRFLPTGLDVDAEPHHWTHTQTWLHEVHLFAGEEELPLKALSEDYYGIGYYLLPPQPATYRLTDRYADPRGGGREVRTSWTFHSAGKTAPGSIPQGSMCVMGRLEPTASCRYEPLLNVRYRLATALDNSIESGRTQRLEVTVRHHSQAGSAPLAAAAVSVSYDDGATWQSVRARAGGNGTYLVELRPNAPGQLSLRVTARDTAGNDVDQQVIRAYPIR
- a CDS encoding NEW3 domain-containing protein, encoding MRTIYAPLTLLMALVLAAVSTPLATARTETPVNVDAAIRPAGGMKAVQTGGNTVGDVIRETRPRADGYRHIDTPATIDVLKRLGVNTYVYLIWNSPTDWDDLVHEFAPAAERAGIRLWLYLVPPSECQDSPIRHENGRCSRPFTNDYVRWAKEIATLSKAHPNVVAWALDDFFSQLPPEEVQEMQRVQDAINPRLGFYTTVYYHDAINGAFYDRYEGLIDGIIYPYTGANSNTEDASHVGPNLEAILAQTEPRGLGVVLLAYTGRFLSAVTPPTDRYIADVIAETQPYLDSGRVHGITLYGLPIADERPLTALNRARSGTGWLSLSPAIFARTEPGDFAQAEQRIRIDPRAKSYGLEFSDLDIYYDQNSTSKQYHHRQILVDGEVVWESNEPGAGGTWHRHYVDLTDALRGKRSATLAIRLVDKTSLSLWTGVIVDDLVAKGFQLTNPGFEERGGWTLSKNSDSVLPGLFHFADFAPSNALEAARAAFAGKPHEQSSAGPADHAAGDAMEGQGRLRLAVQPFTTTLAGASATASQVLTVDPDSPRYEIDFFQTSPHTPYPGFDGAHQVTVRIDGKPVWTRDANWQYPFWENGNGLQGPIDVTDFVAGKQRVTLTFELRGLARSPAVGPNRAVDFGFDRLQTVGLAGRDFGFETGRGWRLTSEGPLTAEIHRPSRRAEAGRVVVKAGQVVGRPGTTVAVPVTVTNDTAAPLTGSLTASLPDGWSTSPAEQPFGPVPAGGTARATTSVVVPADAAPGSYWVVLDADSSAGTVKAASRVQLVGDTIVFTPGTDAEGPWLSEPDGSQLDGEIFDGRGRFADATTSFTYLFDLPPDVASGTLTLHIGNQYLVRVSADGETWREILREPREIRDLSNLADHSFDLDAVREPGKPLYVRVEDSKTDDGWGGWLGRLRLDLQSS
- a CDS encoding YdeI/OmpD-associated family protein, translated to MSTQTFKATVEVGRDGRVIVEVPFDPDEVWGTKATHHLTGSMDGKGLRAVLEKEGDGYRFVLGPAWGRGCRIDDGQQVTVVLSPEGPQRAELDPDFAAALDAEPKAGEFFDSIAQFYRKAYLTYIGATKRSPEKRVARIAEVVGLLKAGVKQRPGT
- a CDS encoding DMT family transporter — its product is MEKRLSNALPLIAALTTVVMWAAAFVGIRAAGRELSAGPLSLGRLVVASVVLGIFVALRRERFPQRRDWLPIVGLGVLWFGAYNVLLNEGERHVDAGTASMVVGVGPLLIAILAGVFLREGFPRPLVAGFAVAFVGAVTIGIATSSSPSTNALGTLLCLGAALAYAVAVVLQKPLLSRVSALELTWLACTIGAIACLPFAPQLISELRVASGSTIAWVVFLGLGPTALAFTTWAYALARTSAGKMGVTTYLVPPITILLGWLMLSEVPPWLAIVGGALCLVGVVVARNWKPKVKSPAAASPQP
- a CDS encoding Type 1 glutamine amidotransferase-like domain-containing protein; protein product: MGLLALMGSGETSPTMVRIHRELVERLGVRSPQAVLLDAPYAFQENVAGISANAQRYFRESVGLTVSVVSELSGFPDAGIAALRTADWVFSGPGSPSYALRCWHDGPYERALRERVRTGIGVTLFASAAAATAGAVTLPVYEVYKVGADPHWLPGLDLLGELDLPVALIPHYDNNEGRNHDTRYCYLGERRLAVLEKELPDDAAVVGIDEHTAALIDLETSVVEVLGKGGLTVRRAGRSTVLPSGTTLSLDELRQLLREARSAVPAATGPVSSTTVAESPESFTLMELTAECEVRFEAALSERDASAMTRAILDLESAIREWAADTEEDEGTNQAADALRSMIVRLGSVADKGIRDPRTVFGPIVEPLVAVRRQLREDSLWEYADQVRDALAAGGIELRDGPDGTEWHLQTADPLH